In one window of Ostrinia nubilalis chromosome 19, ilOstNubi1.1, whole genome shotgun sequence DNA:
- the LOC135081138 gene encoding multidrug resistance protein homolog 49, giving the protein MKRDDSLKSFTRVPRRHSISEQIPVLSVPLRSNSITIRQLAQHSAYLAERALREAEDELQNNSPPSSWFKLFRFAKPCELFMLFIGVLMASLNGLFVPIGVIVYGEFTSLLIDRTVMTGTSTQTITISMFGGGRILTNASRAENKAALIEDSQAFGIGCAVFSVLQFIVGAISVDLFNYAAMNQIDRMKERFLQAVLRQDITWYDLNTSMNFATKVSDDVEKYREGIGEKVPMLVYLIMSFVTAVIISFCYGWELTLVILSCAPVIIITTAIVAKVQSSLTTQELKAYSVAGVIAEEVLSAIRTVIAFGGEQKEITRYSTRLEPAKKMGTKKGVYSGLGSGVMWFIIYATYALSFWYGVGLILDSRHEARPVYTPAVLMIIFFSVLQGAQNMGLTSPHMEAINAARASGGSIFAVLDRKPAIDSLSTEGLRPELTGDLELKNVFFKYPARPDVQVLNGISLKINKNETIALVGPSGCGKSTVLQLLQRMYDPDQGGVLAGGHDLREMNVRHLRDHIAVVGQEPVLFAGTIRDNIRMSNPSCTDEEIIIASKQAYCHTFIQKLPDGYDTLIGERGAQLSGGQKQRIAIARALVRRPKILLLDEATSALDSHSEAKVQRALDAAAHGRTTVMVSHRLATVLNANRIVFIDKGEVIEEGTHDDLLKQKGRYYQLVMENEPSIGPVPSTDIEKHAKMHRPKLQKLASVESMKSTSEEDSASEESVVMEEKEPPEMQPTTWQIMKLCEPEKYLMIIGVLAAIAVGASFPMFAVLFGETYGLLQSSDENWVRGQTNIIAILFLIVGVLTGVGIFFQIFIFNLTGVRLTARLRVATFSNMLKQEIGWFDDPINGIGALCSRLAADAAAVQGATGTRIGALMQAGATIVIGISLSMFYTWKMTLVSLVSVPMVIVAVVLEGRVIAAGIEAVRQASDKANTIATEAITNIRTVSAFCGEQGVLERYHKAGLAARKTARSSLRWRGCVFSFGQTAPVAGYALSLWYGGVLVANREVPYKDVIKVSEALVFGAWMMGQALAFAPNFGAAVSAAGRVLTQLARKPKVESTLTPSVPEGFVAEGKIQYKNVKFRYPTRREVEVLRGLSLAIPSGKRIALVGPSGCGKSTLIQLLQRLYDPDDGSVYLDDYNTMSDMRLTTLRRNLGIVSQEPVLFDRSIAENIAYGDNTRIVPIEEIVVAAKAANVHSFIAALPAGYETRVGARASQLSGGQKQRIAIARALVRNPRVLLLDEATSALDTHSEKVVQEALDRASEGRTCLIIAHRLATIQNADMICVIDRGVVAETGTHRELMAKKGIYAKLYELQCGFIEEDDENVNPAA; this is encoded by the exons ATGAAACGCGATGATTCCTTAAAGAGCTTCACGAGGGTACCGCGCCGGCACAGCATCAGCGAGCAGATACCGGTGCTGTCGGTGCCGCTGCGCTCCAACTCGATTACTATCAGGCAGCTTGCTCAGCACTCCGCGTATTTAGCAGAAAGGGCTCTTAGGGAGGC cGAAGACGAACTCCAAAACAATTCGCCACCTTCATCCTGGTTCAAACTA ttcAGATTCGCGAAACCATGCGAGCTGTTCATGCTGTTCATCGGTGTGCTCATGGCCTCCCTGAACGGCCTGTTCGTGCCAATCGGCGTGATAGTCTACGGCGAGTTCACGTCGCTGCTGATCGACCGGACAGTCATGACTGGCACCTCCACGCAGACTATAACCATATCGATGTTCGGTGGTGGAAGGATCTT AACGAACGCATCCCGAGCAGAGAACAAGGCAGCGCTGATTGAGGACTCGCAGGCGTTCGGCATCGGCTGCGCGGTGTTCTCGGTGCTGCAGTTCATTGTGGGGGCCATCAGCGTGGACCTGTTCAACTATGCAGCTATGAATCAG ATTGACAGAATGAAAGAGAGATTTCTTCAGGCCGTGTTACGTCAGGACATCACATGGTATGACCTCAATACCAGTATGAATTTCGCCACCAAAGTATCAGA TGACGTGGAAAAGTACAGAGAAGGGATTGGCGAGAAGGTGCCCATGTTGGTGTACCTGATAATGTCATTCGTGACAGCTGTCATCATATCCTTCTGCTACGGCTGGGAGCTCACGCTCGTCATCCTGTCGTGCGCTCCGGTCATCATTATTACCACTGCTATCGTAGCTAAG GTGCAATCGTCGCTAACCACGCAAGAGCTGAAAGCCTACAGCGTGGCCGGCGTTATCGCTGAAGAGGTGCTGTCAGCCATCCGGACTGTCATCGCTTTTGGCGGGGAACAGAAGGAGATCACAAG ATACAGTACGCGCTTAGAACCAGCTAAAAAGATGGGCACCAAAAAGGGGGTATATTCTGGACTGGGCAGCGGCGTGATGTGGTTCATTATCTACGCCACGTATGCTCTGTCCTTCTGGTACGGAGTCGGCTTAATATTGGACAGCAGGCACGAGGCACGGCCGGTTTACACACCGGCCGTTCTGATGATT ATCTTCTTCAGTGTGCTCCAAGGCGCCCAAAACATGGGTCTGACGTCGCCCCATATGGAAGCCATAAACGCGGCGAGGGCATCCGGCGGCTCCATATTCGCTGTCCTGGACAGAAAGCCGGCCATCGACAGTCTGTCCACGGAGGGATTAAGACCGGAGCTAACTGGAGACTTGGAGCTGAAGAATGTGTTCTTTAAGTACCCTGCACGGCCCGATGTTCAG GTTCTCAACGGTATAAGTCTGAAGATAAACAAGAACGAAACAATAGCATTAGTCGGTCCGAGCGGTTGCGGGAAGTCGACGGTCCTACAACTGCTTCAGAGAATGTATGACCCGGACCAAGGGGGCGTGTTGGCTGGAGGGCATGACTTGAGGGAGATGAACGTGCGACATCTTAGGGATCATATAGCTGTGGTGGGGCAAGAACCAGTGCTGTTTGCGGGGACTATACGAGACAATATACG GATGAGCAACCCATCGTGTACCGATGAAGAAATTATAATCGCCTCAAAACAGGCTTACTGCCACACCTTCATTCAGAAACTACCTGAT GGCTACGACACACTGATCGGAGAGCGAGGCGCCCAGCTATCAGGCGGTCAGAAGCAACGCATAGCCATCGCCAGGGCTTTGGTCCGAAGGCCCAAGATCCTGCTCCTGGATGAGGCTACATCAGCGTTGGATTCCCACAGCGAAGCCAAGGTGCAGAGGGCCTTGGACGCGGCAGCACACGGCAGAACCACCGTCATGGTGAGCCACAG GCTAGCGACAGTACTGAACGCGAATCGCATCGTGTTCATTGACAAGGGCGAAGTCATAGAGGAGGGGACGCACGATGACCTGCTGAAGCAGAAGGGAAGGTACTACCAGCTCGTCATGGAAAACGAGCCGAGCATCGGGCCTGTGCCTTCTACGGACATTGAGAAAC ATGCCAAGATGCACCGTCCGAAGCTACAGAAACTGGCATCAGTGGAATCCATGAAGAGTACGTCAGAAGAAGACTCTGCCTCAGAAGAGAGCGTAGTGATGGAAGAGAAGGAACCACCAGAGATGCAGCCCACGACTTGGCAGATCATGAAGTTGTGTGAACCGGAGAAGTACCTGATGATCATTGGAGTCCTGGCCGCGATAGCTGTAGGAGCATCTTTTCCAATGTTCGCCGTGTTGTTCGGTGAAACTTATGGT CTTCTCCAAAGTTCCGATGAAAACTGGGTCCGCGGGCAGACCAACATAATCGCTATATTGTTTCTGATAGTGGGCGTACTCACAGGCGTTGGAATCTTCTTCCAAATATTCATCTTCAATTTGACGGGCGTGCGGCTCACGGCAAGGCTTAG GGTGGCCACATTCAGCAACATGCTGAAGCAAGAAATCGGGTGGTTCGACGACCCCATCAACGGCATCGGTGCACTTTGCTCGCGGTTGGCGGCCGACGCGGCGGCTGTCCAAGGT GCAACCGGCACTCGAATCGGCGCTCTAATGCAAGCGGGGGCGACGATAGTGATCGGCATCTCTTTATCCATGTTCTACACTTGGAAGATGACGCTAGTGTCTCTAGTGTCAGTGCCTATGGTCATAGTGGCGGTGGTGCTTGAAGGCAGAGTCATAGCGGCCGGCATAGAAGCCGTGAGGCAGGCGTCGGACAAAGCTAACACTATAGCTACTGAGGCGATTACTAACATCAGGACTGTGTCTGCCTtct GTGGTGAGCAAGGCGTCCTCGAACGCTACCACAAGGCAGGCCTGGCCGCTCGCAAGACTGCTCGCAGCAGCCTCCGCTGGCGAGGCTGCGTGTTCTCCTTCGGGCAGACCGCGCCCGTCGCCGGCTACGCGCTGTCGCTGTGGTACGGAGGCGTCCTGGTGGCCAACAGGGAGGTGCCCTACAAGGACGTCATCAA AGTCTCAGAAGCTTTAGTATTCGGCGCGTGGATGATGGGCCAGGCTCTGGCGTTCGCGCCTAACTTCGGCGCAGCCGTCAGCGCGGCGGGACGCGTGTTAACACAGCTGGCGAGGAAGCCTAAGGTGGAGAGCACGCTCACACCATCCGTGCCTGAAGGATTC GTGGCAGAAGGCAAGATCCAATACAAGAACGTCAAGTTCCGCTATCCCACTAGGAGGGAAGTGGAGGTGTTACGTGGTCTCTCGCTCGCGATACCGAGCGGGAAGCGGATAGCCCTCGTGGGCCCGAGCGGGTGCGGCAAGTCCACCTTGATACAGCTGCTGCAGCGGCTGTATGACCCTGACGACGGGAGTGTG TATCTGGACGACTACAACACGATGTCGGACATGCGTCTCACGACGCTACGACGCAACCTCGGCATCGTGTCGCAGGAGCCGGTGCTCTTCGACAGAAGCATCGCAGAGAACATCGCGTACGGAGACAATACGCGCATCGTGCCTATTGAAGAGATAGTCGTCGCCGCCAAGGCAGCTAACGTTCACTCTTTTATTGCTGCGCTACCTGCG GGCTACGAAACTCGCGTTGGAGCGAGAGCGTCCCAGCTGTCCGGCGGACAGAAGCAGAGGATCGCGATCGCACGCGCGCTGGTCAGGAATCCACGGGTTCTGCTCCTGGATGAGGCCACTTCAGCCCTCGACACGCACAGTGAGAAG GTGGTGCAAGAAGCCCTCGACCGTGCCAGCGAGGGTCGGACCTGCCTCATCATCGCCCACCGTCTAGCCACCATCCAGAACGCAGACATGATTTGCGTCATCGACCGCGGCGTGGTGGCTGAAACCGGCACGCACAGAGAACTCATGGCCAA